A window of Rhodopirellula halodulae contains these coding sequences:
- a CDS encoding UdgX family uracil-DNA binding protein (This protein belongs to the uracil DNA glycosylase superfamily, members of which act in excision repair of DNA. However, it belongs more specifically to UdgX branch, whose founding member was found to bind uracil in DNA (where it does not belong), without cleaving it, appears to promote DNA repair by a pathway involving RecA, rather than base excision.), with the protein MTASEECLSVRATRWEDWRNSARRLLISGAAPETIHWIDGRSKMGQRQSSLFAEESSESDLDETQAASPAKQGAEPSASPFRVPKPYLNLARSVAHHRSPKRWELLYRLLWRITGGEKHLLTNAADADVHAVTQMEKSVRRDAHKMKAFVRFREIHDEDGPRFVAWHRPDHYTLELVADFFARRFDVMRWAILTPDESAFWDGKSLTFGTGAPRSDAPADDELEEVWKTYYANIFNPARIKLSAMRAEMPRKHWATMPETELIEDLVRNAPTRVETMIRHAEGGVSAKPYLPELSGSSTDAKLKQLRQAASVCEGCDLHGPATQTVFGVGNPNAKLVLVGEQPGDQEDLHGSPFIGPAGQLLDEVLQAVGLDREELYITNTVKHFKFKPTGKRRLHVKPAAREVAACRPWLETELDVIRPPMIVALGATAAKVLLGPAFRLLVERGQVHRSDHAKWTMATYHPSAILRVPNEETRQTMREAFSKDLQFAAEHYRMLP; encoded by the coding sequence ATGACCGCGTCCGAAGAATGTTTGAGTGTTCGGGCGACGCGGTGGGAAGATTGGCGAAACTCGGCGCGGCGTCTGCTGATCAGCGGAGCCGCGCCGGAAACCATCCACTGGATCGACGGCCGGTCCAAGATGGGCCAGCGTCAGTCCAGTCTGTTTGCGGAAGAGTCGTCGGAATCTGATTTGGACGAAACGCAAGCGGCCAGTCCAGCCAAACAAGGCGCCGAGCCCTCCGCGTCGCCGTTTCGGGTCCCCAAACCTTATCTCAATCTTGCCCGCTCGGTCGCTCATCACCGTTCTCCTAAACGGTGGGAATTGCTCTACCGGTTGCTGTGGCGGATCACGGGTGGCGAGAAACACTTGCTAACCAACGCCGCTGATGCGGATGTTCATGCGGTCACGCAAATGGAAAAGAGTGTCCGTCGCGACGCTCACAAGATGAAAGCCTTTGTTCGCTTTCGAGAAATCCATGACGAAGACGGACCGCGGTTCGTCGCTTGGCACCGTCCGGATCATTACACCTTGGAATTGGTCGCCGACTTCTTTGCGCGACGATTCGACGTTATGCGGTGGGCCATTCTCACTCCCGATGAATCAGCTTTCTGGGATGGCAAATCGCTGACGTTCGGCACGGGTGCTCCCCGCAGCGACGCACCAGCGGACGACGAACTGGAAGAAGTCTGGAAGACCTACTACGCGAATATCTTCAACCCGGCTCGGATCAAATTGTCGGCCATGCGAGCCGAGATGCCACGGAAACATTGGGCAACCATGCCAGAGACCGAGCTGATCGAAGACTTGGTCCGCAACGCACCAACGCGAGTCGAAACGATGATCCGACACGCCGAGGGTGGCGTTTCCGCCAAACCGTATCTTCCCGAGCTGAGCGGCTCATCGACGGACGCCAAACTGAAACAACTTCGCCAAGCCGCCTCCGTTTGCGAAGGCTGCGACCTTCATGGTCCAGCGACACAAACCGTGTTTGGAGTTGGCAATCCGAATGCCAAGCTCGTCTTGGTTGGCGAACAGCCGGGCGATCAAGAAGACTTGCACGGCAGCCCGTTCATCGGTCCCGCCGGGCAATTGCTGGACGAGGTGTTGCAGGCGGTGGGCTTGGACCGCGAAGAACTTTATATCACCAACACGGTCAAACACTTCAAATTCAAACCGACTGGAAAGCGACGTCTGCACGTCAAACCCGCGGCTCGCGAAGTCGCCGCGTGTCGACCGTGGCTCGAAACCGAACTGGACGTGATACGTCCGCCAATGATCGTTGCACTCGGCGCCACGGCCGCCAAGGTCTTGCTCGGTCCAGCGTTTCGGTTGTTGGTTGAACGAGGCCAAGTGCATCGTTCGGATCACGCCAAATGGACGATGGCCACCTATCACCCCTCGGCAATCTTGCGAGTGCCCAACGAAGAGACTCGGCAAACCATGCGAGAAGCGTTTTCAAAGGATTTGCAATTCGCCGCGGAGCACTACCGGATGCTGCCTTGA
- a CDS encoding divalent metal cation transporter: protein MSDSTPSTETNPLTGSDAVVSDKVLADRAMLKKAQAEGKTLGTYVKLSGPGWLQSAITLGGGSLAGSLFLGVLGGTSMLWLQLVAIVLGVVMLSAISYVTLSTGRRPFEAINREINPALGWGWIIATVLANMIFCMPQFSLCYDALDKNLLSMGEAGGLGDSSAARWTVTLLLFFAAGFIVLLNTKQGKAAKVFDIFLKTLIGMVVLCFFGVAILLLVNGQINFANIFAGLIPDLTQFARPAGELRESVASLSPEGSSFWTKKLMGTQRSVMISAIATAVGINMTFLLPYSMLARGWDKTFRGLARFDLSTGMAIPFVLVTSCVVIASASSFHNVIDENLASSDLATMQESPLFSKVEGDLIARVDSQLGEAAATTDEATKLQMVAELPEDEKRLAAALVKRNAFELSQTLAPLLGDKLAKLIFGLGVFGMGFSTIIILMLINGYAIREMFGRPDSQTIFIIGVLIAGASGASWVGLWTDPDLKFWLAILASTFAVMLLPIAYFTFFLMMNSNDILGDDRPTGGSRLMWNLFMGLAVIGATASAGVAVYEKYLAPDPLSFRIVAVIWVGYAIAVALGFALKKKSPSVN, encoded by the coding sequence ATGTCTGACTCCACTCCCTCCACAGAAACCAATCCTCTGACCGGCAGCGACGCCGTGGTCAGCGACAAAGTTCTCGCCGACCGAGCTATGCTGAAAAAGGCGCAGGCGGAAGGCAAAACGCTCGGCACTTACGTCAAACTTTCCGGCCCAGGCTGGTTGCAATCCGCAATCACGTTGGGCGGCGGTTCGTTGGCAGGATCCTTGTTCTTAGGGGTTTTAGGCGGAACCAGCATGCTGTGGCTGCAGCTGGTCGCGATCGTCCTGGGTGTGGTGATGCTGTCGGCCATCAGCTACGTGACGTTGTCGACCGGTCGCCGTCCCTTCGAAGCCATCAACCGTGAAATCAACCCGGCATTGGGATGGGGTTGGATCATCGCGACGGTGCTGGCCAACATGATTTTCTGCATGCCGCAGTTCAGCCTCTGCTACGACGCACTGGACAAAAACCTGTTGTCGATGGGCGAGGCGGGTGGTTTGGGCGACTCCAGCGCCGCACGTTGGACCGTCACACTGCTGTTGTTTTTCGCGGCTGGTTTCATCGTGCTGCTGAATACCAAACAGGGCAAAGCGGCCAAGGTATTCGACATCTTTCTGAAAACGCTGATCGGCATGGTGGTGCTGTGCTTCTTCGGCGTCGCGATTTTGTTGTTGGTCAACGGCCAGATCAATTTCGCGAATATTTTTGCTGGCCTGATTCCTGACCTCACGCAGTTTGCACGTCCAGCCGGTGAATTGCGTGAATCGGTTGCGAGTCTCTCACCAGAAGGCAGCTCATTCTGGACCAAAAAGCTGATGGGGACGCAGCGAAGTGTGATGATCTCGGCGATCGCCACCGCGGTCGGGATCAACATGACCTTTTTGCTGCCTTATTCGATGTTGGCTCGCGGATGGGACAAGACCTTCCGTGGGTTGGCACGTTTCGACTTGTCGACCGGGATGGCCATTCCCTTCGTCTTGGTCACCAGTTGCGTGGTGATCGCATCGGCTTCCTCGTTCCACAACGTGATCGATGAAAACTTGGCCTCCAGCGATTTGGCGACGATGCAAGAATCTCCGTTGTTCTCCAAAGTCGAAGGCGATTTGATCGCTCGCGTTGATTCGCAACTGGGCGAAGCCGCCGCAACCACCGACGAAGCGACCAAGTTGCAAATGGTGGCTGAGCTTCCTGAAGACGAAAAACGATTGGCCGCGGCACTCGTCAAACGAAACGCTTTCGAGCTTTCGCAAACGCTCGCCCCGCTGCTCGGTGACAAACTCGCGAAACTGATCTTCGGCTTGGGCGTCTTCGGAATGGGTTTCTCAACGATCATCATCCTCATGCTGATCAACGGCTACGCCATTCGCGAAATGTTCGGACGCCCCGACAGCCAAACGATCTTTATCATCGGTGTGCTGATCGCCGGTGCCTCCGGAGCGAGCTGGGTCGGACTTTGGACCGATCCTGATTTGAAGTTCTGGTTGGCAATTTTGGCCAGCACCTTCGCGGTGATGCTGTTGCCAATCGCCTACTTCACGTTTTTCTTGATGATGAACAGCAACGACATTCTCGGCGACGACCGGCCCACCGGTGGCAGCCGACTGATGTGGAACCTGTTCATGGGCTTGGCCGTGATCGGTGCGACCGCTTCGGCAGGGGTTGCCGTGTACGAAAAATACTTGGCTCCGGATCCTCTGTCCTTCCGCATCGTGGCGGTCATCTGGGTCGGTTATGCGATCGCGGTCGCACTCGGATTCGCATTGAAGAAGAAGTCTCCTTCCGTCAACTGA
- a CDS encoding ExbD/TolR family protein: protein MRVKRTEVDMAEGDMTPMIDMTFQLIAFFMVLINFAQTEANDNVVLPNSRLVKPPETPLEFPIILHVGADGRVFLGGDDYTAETLRLGLDRELAVIRAEGKSVSDANVVIRGHKDVAAGEVQEIIRVCQDSKLENFALRVKEDRS, encoded by the coding sequence ATGCGAGTCAAACGCACCGAAGTCGACATGGCGGAAGGTGACATGACGCCGATGATCGACATGACGTTTCAGTTGATCGCGTTCTTCATGGTGTTGATCAACTTCGCTCAGACAGAAGCCAACGACAACGTGGTGTTGCCAAACAGTCGCTTGGTGAAACCGCCCGAAACACCTCTGGAATTTCCTATCATCCTGCACGTCGGTGCTGATGGCCGAGTCTTCTTGGGTGGCGACGATTACACGGCGGAGACGCTGCGTTTGGGTTTGGATCGTGAATTGGCCGTGATTCGAGCGGAAGGCAAATCGGTTAGCGACGCCAACGTGGTCATTCGCGGGCACAAAGATGTCGCGGCCGGCGAAGTGCAAGAAATCATTCGCGTTTGCCAGGATTCGAAGCTGGAAAACTTCGCGTTGCGAGTCAAAGAGGATCGTTCATGA
- a CDS encoding MotA/TolQ/ExbB proton channel family protein: MMRLAELSASRSWAVLFGPATLGLVLVSVLSVGMMPTHGYAQDDAMAEFGDEAVAEEAVVDEPAGPAANEQQPVDNGGGNAGAPPAADQSLLEWVFDSLGAAYLVVFLALSITLVSLFVMNMLAARRDTLCPTELVEEFSQRLAANDNQGAYDLAKSDESVLGQVLAAGLAKVSRGYNKALEAMQEVGEEESMKLEHRLSYMALIGNLSPMIGLFGTVQGMISSFQVIATGGSTPKPSDLAAGISTALFTTLVGLAVAIPAIAAYNILRNRVARLLLEVGVESENLMSKFEDMSPKTGARG; this comes from the coding sequence ATGATGCGTCTTGCTGAGCTGTCGGCTTCTCGATCGTGGGCCGTCCTCTTTGGTCCCGCTACCTTGGGTTTGGTTCTCGTCTCCGTGCTGTCCGTTGGAATGATGCCAACTCACGGCTACGCGCAAGACGACGCGATGGCTGAATTTGGCGACGAAGCGGTTGCTGAAGAAGCCGTTGTCGACGAACCCGCCGGACCTGCGGCAAATGAACAACAGCCCGTCGACAACGGAGGCGGCAACGCGGGAGCCCCACCGGCCGCGGACCAGTCGTTGTTGGAATGGGTGTTCGATTCGCTTGGCGCTGCTTACTTGGTCGTGTTCCTCGCGTTGTCGATCACGCTGGTGTCACTTTTCGTCATGAACATGTTGGCGGCTCGCCGTGACACGCTTTGTCCAACGGAATTGGTCGAAGAATTCAGCCAGCGTTTGGCGGCCAACGACAACCAAGGCGCCTACGATTTGGCCAAATCGGACGAATCGGTCCTGGGCCAGGTGTTGGCCGCGGGTTTGGCAAAGGTCAGCCGCGGTTACAACAAAGCCTTGGAGGCGATGCAAGAAGTTGGCGAGGAAGAAAGCATGAAGCTCGAGCACCGATTGAGCTACATGGCGTTGATTGGCAACCTGTCACCCATGATCGGATTGTTTGGGACGGTTCAAGGGATGATTTCATCGTTCCAGGTCATCGCCACGGGAGGCTCGACGCCGAAACCATCGGATCTGGCCGCTGGTATCTCGACGGCTTTGTTCACGACGCTGGTGGGACTGGCCGTCGCGATCCCCGCCATCGCGGCTTACAACATCCTCCGCAACCGCGTCGCTCGACTGCTGCTTGAAGTTGGTGTCGAAAGCGAAAACTTGATGAGCAAGTTCGAAGACATGTCGCCCAAAACGGGAGCCCGTGGCTGA
- a CDS encoding DUF4404 family protein, which produces MRTELEATISKLHEQLADVSELNAEERERLRAELDEIRETLDQQEVNSASLAERWNQQVEHFRESHPVLTENAGRVADMLSQMGI; this is translated from the coding sequence ATGCGCACCGAACTCGAAGCCACCATTTCTAAACTGCACGAACAACTCGCCGATGTGAGTGAGTTAAACGCCGAGGAGCGTGAACGCTTGAGAGCCGAGCTCGACGAGATTCGCGAAACTTTGGATCAACAAGAAGTCAATTCTGCCTCACTGGCCGAACGTTGGAACCAGCAAGTCGAACACTTTCGCGAATCGCATCCGGTGCTGACTGAAAACGCCGGCCGCGTTGCCGACATGCTTTCGCAAATGGGCATTTGA
- a CDS encoding PVC-type heme-binding CxxCH protein, protein MTPDQANAEVPKQFADVRSGPITAKEWTDVGWQTKIVSSEFLAEGAAVGDLNRDGQNDLIYGPVWYEGPEFTQRHELATPKVFPVAAYSDHFFSFVCDANADEWPDVLSVGFPGRQATLYINPAGSSGSNSAGADDTDKWAAHTVAPRVSNESPRFVDLIPGGLPELVCARDRAYGYYTADGMQDATKPWKWVTVSEPGTAFEPFGHGLGVGDIDGDGNADIVDRQHWWKQPSAEESASDPRRLWQRMAWIAQPFGRGGAQIHVHDFDGDGDADLVTSENAHGHGLAWFEQSTPGNFIPHRISGDSSMLNPHGYAASQMHALEAVDVDGDGRRDLVTGKRYLAHAGKDVGGLQSPVVVWFRNVGSDQPGGIEFVPHVIHETTGVGVEVVTEDINGDGKIDVLVGNKKGLSVHLQTDLSDVPYEDRTHVAERWRSPKKSPDEYATGLTAQQSADAMDLPPGFEVDVIASEPELVQPIAMCFDDRGRIWVIEGNTYPTKAPAGEGKDRVLILEDSDGNGSFETKKVFAEGLNLASGIEVGFGGVWIGAAPELLFFPDADRDDVPDGEPTVLLDGWGYHDTHETLNSFTWGMDGWLYGCHGVFTHSNVGKPGATDADRQRINAGVWRYHPVRHEFEVFAHGTSNPWGVDFNEDGDWFVTACVIPHLFHLSQGGRYFRQAGQHFNPHTYDDIKTIADHLHYGDGTFQSANSANKVDRELVRRTANTTSMVGGGHAHCGLTIYQADLFPAHYRGEMFFHNLHGHRIVREHLEAEGSGYVGRHRPDFMLSNDHEQIGVGIMQGPDGALYISDWHDDQTCHHRDHEIWDRTNGRLYRVRYGEVQSRVFDLSTLSDEQLAANLNHPNSFFVRQSQRVLQERAAAGTLDRASLSETLQRTIQSDSPRRERLQAVWTAWTSGLLQIDNEVSPAVNENAVAMRVDLVGLLNDSDPVIRGWAVQLIGERQQALSAKVLAKLEAMAASEASPVTRRYLASLLQRIPNEQRLGIAEGLLRHIIDHNDRNLPLLVWYGLEPVVETDPDAVMRLGNASRSDQLKRFVSRRTATTEAGRQTLLSSMADDLKQDANPKTIASRFNWILDELLQSARSRGGVQMPEAWPTVATMLRKSATDPSTKELVGSLAIQFGDASAIPELRSVLMDADEPTSSRLDALRLLTQAKDGELDQLLLQLVDDSEVGALAIQALSRFESPVIGSTLIQRFTKWSPQKQSDALATLTARPEFAMNLIEAMEQNVIPATQVPAYAIRNVLALPFGDPSARSSVQSRLEKVWGRIGTTSEEVKAAHAMYAGMLTAAKLRGANMGSGKNLYDANCGKCHRLFGDGTPIGPDLTGANRSDVNYWLENILQPNSVIGNAYQMTVFLMEDGRVVSGLVRSRNEDAVTVQTISETVVLPLDEVEAEQLSETSLMPEGQLEYMSPDQIRDLFGYLMSPGPTFSRDWAIEAESLIPTAKVSEGNVSVQGMKPFNDQWSADNQLWWTGGKVGSTLELTVPHSVDGPAKVQLHLTGAVDYAKLKIQLNDQPPRSFDGYSANVKVMTPVTWDEVKLKAGQPVQLRIEISGKNEKAIARWMAGIDTVSIQPLP, encoded by the coding sequence ATGACGCCGGACCAGGCCAACGCCGAAGTCCCAAAGCAATTCGCGGACGTCCGTTCGGGACCAATCACCGCCAAGGAATGGACCGACGTTGGATGGCAAACCAAGATCGTCAGTAGTGAATTTCTCGCGGAAGGAGCGGCCGTTGGGGACCTCAATCGTGACGGGCAGAACGATCTGATCTACGGACCCGTTTGGTATGAGGGACCGGAGTTCACGCAGCGGCACGAGCTGGCGACGCCTAAAGTGTTTCCTGTCGCGGCCTACAGCGATCATTTTTTTTCGTTTGTCTGCGATGCCAATGCGGATGAATGGCCCGATGTTTTGTCAGTCGGATTTCCCGGCCGACAAGCAACCCTGTACATCAACCCTGCGGGCTCGAGTGGCTCCAATTCCGCCGGCGCCGATGACACGGACAAATGGGCGGCTCACACCGTCGCGCCACGCGTGTCCAACGAGTCGCCAAGGTTTGTGGATCTGATCCCCGGTGGGTTGCCCGAATTGGTTTGTGCTCGTGATCGGGCGTACGGGTACTACACCGCCGATGGCATGCAGGATGCGACCAAGCCATGGAAGTGGGTGACGGTTTCTGAGCCGGGAACAGCGTTTGAACCGTTTGGCCACGGATTGGGTGTCGGCGACATCGATGGCGATGGAAACGCGGACATTGTTGATCGCCAGCATTGGTGGAAACAGCCATCGGCTGAGGAATCCGCGTCTGATCCAAGGCGTTTGTGGCAGCGCATGGCTTGGATTGCCCAGCCTTTTGGTCGTGGCGGCGCACAAATCCATGTGCACGACTTTGACGGTGATGGGGACGCCGATCTGGTGACATCCGAGAACGCGCACGGTCACGGGCTGGCGTGGTTTGAGCAGTCGACCCCGGGCAACTTCATTCCACATCGCATCAGCGGTGATTCTTCGATGTTGAATCCTCATGGCTATGCAGCATCGCAGATGCACGCGTTGGAGGCCGTCGATGTGGATGGTGATGGTCGACGTGATCTGGTGACCGGCAAACGTTATCTCGCGCACGCGGGCAAAGACGTTGGTGGTTTGCAATCTCCCGTCGTGGTTTGGTTTCGAAACGTGGGGAGCGATCAGCCAGGCGGCATCGAGTTCGTTCCACATGTCATTCATGAAACGACCGGAGTCGGCGTCGAAGTCGTCACGGAGGACATCAACGGTGACGGGAAAATCGATGTCTTGGTGGGCAATAAAAAAGGATTGTCCGTCCATCTGCAAACCGATCTGAGCGACGTGCCTTACGAAGATCGAACTCACGTTGCCGAGCGTTGGCGTTCCCCCAAGAAGTCACCCGACGAATACGCGACGGGGCTGACGGCACAGCAATCCGCCGACGCGATGGATCTGCCGCCCGGCTTTGAAGTCGACGTCATCGCCAGCGAGCCGGAACTGGTCCAGCCAATCGCGATGTGTTTCGATGATCGTGGCAGAATCTGGGTGATCGAAGGCAACACTTATCCGACCAAGGCTCCGGCGGGTGAAGGCAAAGATCGCGTGTTGATTTTGGAAGACAGCGACGGCAACGGTTCGTTCGAAACCAAGAAGGTTTTCGCCGAAGGATTGAATCTCGCCAGCGGAATTGAGGTGGGTTTCGGCGGCGTGTGGATCGGTGCGGCACCGGAGTTGTTGTTCTTTCCGGATGCCGACCGTGATGATGTGCCTGATGGGGAACCCACTGTTCTATTGGATGGTTGGGGATATCACGACACGCACGAAACGTTGAATAGCTTCACTTGGGGAATGGATGGTTGGCTATATGGATGCCACGGTGTGTTCACCCATTCCAATGTCGGAAAGCCTGGTGCGACGGATGCGGATCGGCAACGGATCAACGCGGGAGTCTGGCGTTACCATCCGGTCCGACACGAGTTTGAGGTATTCGCTCATGGGACCAGCAATCCATGGGGGGTCGACTTCAACGAAGACGGTGATTGGTTCGTGACCGCCTGTGTGATTCCTCACTTGTTTCATCTGTCGCAAGGCGGGCGCTATTTCCGGCAAGCGGGCCAGCACTTCAATCCGCATACCTACGACGACATCAAGACGATCGCCGATCACCTGCATTACGGTGACGGCACGTTCCAGTCCGCCAACTCAGCCAACAAGGTCGATCGCGAATTGGTCAGACGCACTGCGAACACGACGTCGATGGTGGGTGGCGGGCACGCGCACTGTGGATTGACGATCTACCAAGCCGATCTATTTCCGGCTCACTATCGAGGGGAAATGTTCTTTCACAATCTGCATGGCCACCGGATTGTTCGAGAACACTTGGAAGCGGAAGGATCGGGCTACGTCGGTCGTCACCGTCCGGACTTCATGCTTTCCAATGACCATGAACAAATTGGGGTCGGGATCATGCAAGGCCCCGATGGTGCACTGTATATCTCCGATTGGCACGACGACCAAACCTGTCACCACCGTGACCATGAGATTTGGGATCGAACCAATGGTCGGTTGTACCGAGTCCGTTATGGCGAGGTTCAATCCCGTGTGTTTGACTTGTCGACCCTGTCGGATGAACAACTCGCCGCCAACTTAAACCATCCGAACTCATTCTTTGTCCGCCAGTCGCAACGTGTGTTGCAGGAGCGAGCCGCGGCCGGCACGCTCGATCGAGCCAGTTTGTCCGAGACGTTGCAACGCACCATCCAGTCAGACTCGCCTCGCCGCGAAAGGTTACAAGCGGTGTGGACCGCCTGGACATCGGGTTTGTTGCAGATCGACAACGAAGTTTCACCGGCCGTGAATGAGAACGCTGTCGCGATGCGAGTCGACTTGGTCGGCTTGCTGAATGATTCCGATCCCGTGATTCGCGGCTGGGCAGTCCAGTTGATCGGCGAACGCCAACAGGCACTTTCGGCGAAGGTCCTGGCGAAGTTGGAAGCAATGGCGGCTTCGGAGGCATCTCCCGTCACACGACGCTACTTGGCTTCGTTGTTGCAACGAATCCCGAATGAACAACGATTGGGAATTGCCGAAGGTTTGTTGCGACACATCATCGACCACAACGACAGGAATCTGCCACTGTTGGTTTGGTACGGTTTGGAACCCGTTGTCGAGACGGATCCCGATGCCGTGATGCGGTTGGGCAACGCCAGCCGATCGGATCAGCTGAAGCGATTCGTGTCTCGTCGAACCGCGACCACGGAAGCGGGGCGCCAAACGCTCTTGTCTTCCATGGCGGACGATTTGAAGCAAGATGCCAATCCAAAGACCATTGCCTCTCGATTCAATTGGATCTTGGACGAGCTGCTGCAATCCGCGCGAAGCCGCGGTGGCGTGCAAATGCCGGAAGCTTGGCCAACCGTTGCAACGATGCTTCGAAAGTCAGCAACCGATCCGTCAACGAAGGAATTGGTGGGATCACTCGCCATTCAGTTCGGTGACGCATCCGCAATTCCGGAGCTGCGTTCGGTGTTGATGGACGCGGACGAACCGACGTCCTCCCGCTTGGATGCATTGCGTTTGTTGACTCAAGCCAAAGACGGCGAACTGGATCAGTTGCTGCTTCAGTTGGTGGATGATTCAGAAGTCGGGGCTCTTGCGATTCAGGCGTTATCACGATTCGAATCGCCAGTGATCGGTTCGACTTTGATTCAACGATTCACTAAATGGTCGCCACAGAAACAGAGCGATGCATTGGCGACGTTGACTGCTCGACCGGAGTTCGCGATGAATCTGATCGAAGCGATGGAACAAAACGTGATCCCGGCGACTCAGGTTCCGGCATACGCCATTCGAAACGTATTGGCTCTTCCGTTTGGTGATCCATCGGCAAGAAGCTCGGTGCAATCAAGATTGGAAAAGGTTTGGGGACGCATTGGCACGACCAGCGAAGAAGTCAAAGCGGCACACGCGATGTATGCGGGCATGCTGACGGCGGCGAAACTGCGTGGTGCGAACATGGGTTCGGGCAAGAACCTGTACGACGCGAATTGTGGCAAGTGCCATCGTCTTTTTGGCGACGGCACACCGATCGGACCGGATTTGACGGGCGCTAATCGCAGCGATGTGAACTACTGGCTCGAAAACATCCTTCAGCCGAATTCCGTGATCGGCAACGCTTATCAAATGACCGTCTTCCTAATGGAAGACGGACGCGTGGTATCCGGCTTGGTCCGTTCGCGAAACGAAGATGCGGTCACCGTTCAAACAATCTCGGAAACCGTTGTCTTGCCATTGGACGAAGTCGAGGCGGAACAACTGTCCGAGACCTCGTTGATGCCCGAGGGGCAATTGGAATACATGAGTCCAGATCAGATTCGTGATTTGTTCGGATACTTGATGAGTCCCGGTCCAACGTTCTCACGTGACTGGGCGATCGAAGCCGAATCGTTGATCCCCACCGCGAAAGTCAGCGAAGGCAACGTGAGCGTTCAAGGCATGAAACCGTTCAACGATCAATGGTCCGCGGACAATCAACTGTGGTGGACTGGCGGAAAGGTGGGATCCACTCTGGAACTGACCGTGCCGCATTCGGTGGATGGCCCCGCGAAAGTTCAATTGCACCTGACCGGTGCGGTGGACTATGCGAAGTTGAAGATCCAACTCAACGACCAGCCCCCGCGTTCCTTCGATGGATACTCCGCTAACGTGAAGGTGATGACGCCGGTGACGTGGGACGAAGTGAAGCTGAAGGCGGGACAGCCCGTTCAGCTTCGCATCGAGATCTCGGGAAAGAATGAGAAGGCGATCGCTCGTTGGATGGCCGGAATCGACACGGTTTCGATCCAGCCACTTCCATGA
- a CDS encoding SMP-30/gluconolactonase/LRE family protein, whose protein sequence is MSNPEIRVAQPLTVPDSDALRFLPEGPMALGENGKLSWVGIQHGADILHGSINVLDLTTNLNQSFELPGRPGFAFRCQDASKFVAGVERSLGIFDTSNGQWSPFCDGVDADVTNTIINDGLVIDDNLIFGTKDLEFATKKAGLYLYRGSDQKLIRLRDDQICSNGKMIRRDDSGNLFLIDIDSPTRTIVEHALDIEAGPLGDPRVVLDLTSDPGVPDGAILTPNGEGIIVAIFHPGVAEHGETRCYDLESGELRTVWKTPGSPQNTCPALVPVDGQLKLVITTAVENFSKEDQAQCPNAGQLFVSETDWPADETFPISIWPA, encoded by the coding sequence ATGTCCAACCCAGAAATTCGCGTCGCCCAACCGCTGACCGTCCCCGATTCCGACGCGTTGCGGTTTCTGCCTGAGGGTCCGATGGCACTGGGTGAAAACGGAAAGCTTTCGTGGGTAGGCATTCAACATGGTGCCGACATTCTTCATGGCAGCATCAACGTGCTGGACCTGACCACCAATCTGAACCAATCGTTTGAGTTGCCCGGTCGGCCCGGGTTTGCGTTCCGTTGCCAAGACGCGTCGAAGTTTGTGGCCGGCGTTGAACGCTCATTGGGAATCTTTGACACCAGCAACGGACAGTGGAGTCCGTTTTGTGATGGTGTGGATGCCGATGTCACCAACACGATCATCAATGATGGCTTGGTCATCGATGACAATCTGATCTTCGGCACCAAGGACCTGGAATTCGCGACCAAGAAAGCTGGGCTGTACCTATACCGCGGAAGCGATCAAAAACTGATCCGTTTGCGTGACGATCAAATTTGCAGCAACGGAAAAATGATCCGTCGCGACGATTCGGGGAATCTATTTCTCATCGACATCGACTCACCCACTCGCACCATCGTCGAACACGCCCTCGACATCGAAGCCGGACCCCTTGGCGACCCTCGCGTGGTCTTGGATTTGACCTCCGACCCCGGCGTTCCCGATGGAGCGATTTTGACGCCCAACGGTGAGGGCATCATTGTCGCGATCTTCCATCCTGGTGTCGCCGAGCATGGCGAAACCCGGTGTTACGATTTGGAGTCGGGCGAACTGAGAACGGTTTGGAAAACACCGGGTTCGCCGCAGAACACCTGCCCGGCATTGGTTCCCGTCGATGGGCAGCTCAAACTCGTGATCACGACTGCGGTCGAGAACTTCAGCAAAGAAGACCAGGCCCAATGTCCGAACGCGGGTCAACTGTTTGTCAGCGAAACCGATTGGCCCGCCGACGAAACGTTCCCCATCTCGATCTGGCCCGCGTGA